The following proteins are co-located in the Schistocerca nitens isolate TAMUIC-IGC-003100 chromosome 2, iqSchNite1.1, whole genome shotgun sequence genome:
- the LOC126237412 gene encoding hexamerin-like: MRTATVVVLSLLAALAAAAVVPHSEAGKELLEKQNKILALFYHVQQPSLLKEEQEIAKTYKPIEHVDNYQFKEKVEVFWKYYVDVGFLPKGEVFSIYYQKHYYQARALFELFYFAKDFETFIKTAIWAREHLNEALFVYSLTVAVLHREDTKDVTLPAPYEIYPQLFVNAEVIQKAYDARLQGQISSKEAPYIFYSNHTGYPVPSNPEQLVSYFTEDVGLNSFYAYLSYKYPFWLNPANYSLPEYKYRGESFFFVLQQLLARYYLERLSNHLPDVKAIDYNHPVLVGYYPELRLQNGLEAPARPEGVFPRNVDILYVEEIKNYERRIRDGIDYGYLSGYNYEKYNLREKDLTNILGNIVEGNYENINWEYYGAYFRNLISLFGHIVDPVHRYGVPASVLQLPETQLRDPLFYRIAKRVLSIFYHYKNLLKPYTHEELLLPGVTVEDITFDKLVTYFDSFDFEINNALPFSKPEDGEKFRFVARQGRLNHKPFFYHIKVKSDKEVDSVVRVFIGPKYDALGRELSLEERKQYYVLLDIFNQKLSVGENDIKRSSRDFSLYGKEAPSYSDLHQSTIAAIKGESKFFLDEFRSHFGFPQRLALPRGTRSGLPLSVFAIVTPAVSQEKHPILEHGDNHPAGFPFDRRVVEFEFDVPNAHFDETFVVHRRGEDINVTA, from the exons ATGAGGACTGCGACCGTTGTCGTCCTGTCACTGTTGGCAGCCCTTGCGGCCGCCGCGGTTGTACCGCACAGCGAGG CCGGTAAGGAACTTCTGGAGAAACAGAACAAGATTTTGGCGCTCTTCTACCACGTACAGCAGCCATCACTCCTCAAAGAAGAACAGGAAATTGCAAAGACCTACAAACCAATTGAACATGTCGACAACTACCAG TTCAAAGAGAAGGTCGAAGTTTTCTGGAAGTACTACGTCGACGTTGGCTTCCTGCCCAAAGGGGAAGTGTTCTCCATCTACTACCAGAAGCACTACTACCAGGCCCGGGCATTGTTTGAGCTGTTCTACTTCGCCAAGGACTTTGAGACGTTCATCAAG ACGGCCATTTGGGCGCGGGAGCACCTGAACGAGGCACTGTTCGTCTACTCACTCACTGTCGCTGTGCTGCATCGCGAGGATACCAAGGATGTCACCCTGCCAGCTCCCTACGAGATCTACCCACAGCTCTTCGTCAACGCAGAGGTCATCCAGAAGGCATATGACGCCCGCCTGCAAG GTCAAATCAGCTCTAAGGAGGCTCCTTATATATTCTACTCCAACCACACCGGCTACCCCGTACCGAGCAACCCCGAGCAGCTGGTTTCCTACTTTACCGAAGACGTCGGCCTCAACTCCTTCTACGCATACCTGAGCTACAAGTACCCCTTCTGGCTGAACCCTGCCAACTATAGCCTTCCCGAGTACAAGTACCGCGGCGAGAGCTTCTTCTTCGTACTGCAGCAGCTCCTGGCTCGCTACTACCTGGAGAGGCTGTCCAACCACTTGCCTGACGTCAAGGCCATCGACTACAACCACCCAGTGCTG GTCGGCTACTACCCTGAGCTGAGGCTGCAGAACGGACTCGAGGCCCCAGCGCGCCCAGAGGGTGTCTTCCCCCGCAACGTCGACATCCTGTACGTGGAAGAGATCAAGAACTACGAGAGGAGGATCCGCGACGGAATCGACTACGGCTACCTGTCAGGC TACAACTACGAGAAGTACAACCTGAGAGAGAAGGACCTCACCAACATCCTTGGAAATATCGTCGAGGGCAACTACGAGAACATCAACTGGGAGTACTACGGCGCATACTTCAGGAACCTCATCTCCCTCTTCGGCCACATTGTTGACCCTGTTCACCGATACGGA GTTCCTGCTAGCGTCCTTCAACTACCAGAAACCCAGCTGAGGGACCCACTCTTCTACAGGATCGCGAAGCGCGTTCTTTCCATCTTCTACCACTACAAGAACCTTCTGAAGCCTTACACTCACGAGGAG CTGCTCCTGCCAGGCGTAACCGTTGAAGATATCACCTTCGACAAACTCGTCACATACTTCGACAGCTTCGACTTTGAAATCAACAACGCTCTGCCATTCTCCAAGCCTGAAGACGGTGAAAAGTTCAGATTTGTGGCTCGCCAGGGCCGCCTGAACCACAAGCCGTTCTTCTACCACATCAAGGTTAAGAGCGACAAGGAAGTCGACTCCGTCGTCCGTGTCTTCATTGGTCCCAAGTACGACGCCCTCGGCCGCGAACTCAGCCTGGAGGAGAGGAAGCAGTACTACGTTCTTCTGGACATCTTCAACCAGAAGC TGTCCGTCGGTGAGAACGACATCAAGCGCAGCTCCAGAGACTTCTCGCTGTACGGCAAGGAGGCGCCGAGCTACTCGGACCTGCACCAGTCGACCATCGCCGCCATCAAGGGCGAGAGCAAGTTCTTCCTGGACGAGTTCCGCTCCCACTTCGGCTTCCCCCAGCGACTGGCGCTGCCCCGCGGGACCCGAAGCGGTCTGCCGCTCAGCGTCTTCGCCATCGTCACCCCTGCTGTCTCCCAGGAGAAGCACCCCATCCTGGAGCACGGCGACAACCACCCCGCCGGATTCCCGTTCGACAGGCGCGTCGTCGAGTTCGAGTTCGACGTGCCCAACGCACACTTCGACGAGACGTTCGTCGTGCACCGCCGCGGGGAGGACATCAACGTCACCGCCTGA